In the genome of Segatella copri, one region contains:
- a CDS encoding helix-turn-helix domain-containing protein has translation MTASKERILKICEYCGKSFYALKSTTRYCSKQCNSYAYKAARREEKVKMAETMSHRKASEKSMSEILVKEYLTIQEVAILLGLSRQTIYNMVYSGKLRASKITSRLSLIRKRDIDYLVDSLPYTTNKSASKEAVHANRELPVPEYYSAKEIAEVHNTYETAIYEIVKKVKISRISIQGRVYWNKKEVDDYFAHLSPDPTISEWMTVMDIQQKYCMTKTAVYSFVSHNAIPRKMEGNNVLYSKRHVQLAKGESVEDQLYYTIPEAMKLYGLSQDQIYKRIKKFAIEKVKIGKYIKISKRDLEKAIGKPKVI, from the coding sequence ATGACAGCAAGCAAAGAAAGAATTCTAAAAATTTGCGAGTATTGTGGGAAGAGCTTTTATGCATTAAAATCCACAACTCGTTATTGCTCCAAGCAATGCAACAGTTATGCCTATAAGGCAGCAAGACGTGAGGAGAAAGTAAAGATGGCTGAGACAATGAGCCACCGAAAAGCTTCCGAGAAATCCATGTCTGAAATCCTTGTGAAAGAATACCTCACTATTCAAGAGGTCGCTATACTTTTGGGACTAAGCAGACAGACCATATATAATATGGTGTATAGTGGTAAGTTGCGAGCATCCAAGATTACTTCTCGTTTATCTTTAATCAGAAAGCGAGATATAGATTATCTTGTTGATAGTTTGCCATACACCACAAATAAAAGTGCTTCAAAAGAAGCAGTTCATGCAAACCGAGAGCTACCAGTTCCAGAATATTACTCTGCCAAGGAAATTGCAGAAGTCCACAACACTTACGAGACCGCCATCTATGAGATAGTCAAGAAAGTCAAGATTTCAAGAATATCCATACAAGGAAGAGTATATTGGAACAAGAAAGAGGTGGATGATTATTTTGCACACCTGTCTCCAGATCCAACCATCAGTGAATGGATGACTGTTATGGACATTCAACAGAAATATTGTATGACGAAAACGGCCGTATATAGTTTCGTTAGTCACAATGCTATTCCAAGAAAAATGGAAGGTAACAATGTTCTGTATTCCAAGCGTCATGTACAATTGGCAAAAGGTGAATCCGTAGAAGACCAACTTTATTATACAATACCGGAGGCCATGAAGTTGTATGGTTTAAGTCAGGACCAGATTTATAAGCGTATCAAGAAATTCGCTATTGAAAAGGTGAAGATTGGCAAGTATATCAAGATTTCCAAGCGAGATTTAGAGAAAGCTATCGGCAAGCCTAAGGTTATTTAG
- a CDS encoding helix-turn-helix transcriptional regulator, translating into MKDINRIKVVLVEKKRTSKWLSEQLGKDPATISKWCTNTSQPDLVTLTKVAALLDVDVRQLINKTKGNNADD; encoded by the coding sequence ATGAAAGATATAAATCGAATAAAAGTCGTGTTGGTAGAGAAGAAACGAACCAGTAAATGGTTGTCGGAACAGTTGGGAAAAGATCCTGCAACTATATCCAAATGGTGTACTAATACCTCACAACCAGATTTAGTAACATTGACAAAGGTAGCAGCTCTACTGGATGTTGATGTTCGTCAGCTTATCAATAAAACAAAAGGTAATAACGCTGATGATTGA
- a CDS encoding DNA adenine methylase, whose translation MNSKAKPFIKWVGGKGQLIEQLEQKLPADFDNWENATYIEPFVGGGAMLFYMLQQHPNIKRAVINDINSDLITCYRTVRDNVERLILSLRDIQAEYYALPDMEAKREMFMTVRQRYNEKNLDPIENTTKFFFLNRTCFNGLYRVNKKGLFNVPCGKYLQPQICDEDTLRVDSELLKRVEILEGDFEKTLLYAQDNTLFYFDPPYRPLSDTSSFNDYTKEAFNDDSQVRLKEFCDQVVAGGHSFMLSNSDCKGKNEADNFFDVLYADYHIDRVMASRNVNANGAKRGKISELLVHSYRNTKDHQPNKINDYKPQHVAIKQKNYA comes from the coding sequence ATGAATTCAAAAGCAAAACCATTCATCAAATGGGTTGGTGGTAAAGGACAACTCATTGAACAACTGGAGCAAAAGCTTCCGGCTGACTTTGATAATTGGGAAAATGCGACATACATAGAACCATTCGTTGGCGGTGGTGCTATGTTGTTTTACATGCTGCAACAGCATCCTAATATCAAACGTGCAGTAATCAACGACATCAATTCGGACTTGATTACTTGTTACCGAACTGTACGTGACAATGTAGAGCGACTGATTCTTTCGTTGCGTGACATACAAGCTGAATATTACGCTTTACCAGACATGGAAGCCAAACGTGAGATGTTTATGACTGTACGCCAACGTTACAATGAAAAGAATCTTGATCCGATAGAGAATACAACAAAATTCTTCTTTTTGAATCGTACTTGCTTCAATGGCTTGTATCGTGTAAACAAGAAAGGACTATTCAATGTGCCTTGTGGAAAGTATTTGCAGCCACAAATATGTGACGAAGATACGCTTAGAGTAGATAGCGAGTTGTTGAAACGTGTGGAAATATTGGAAGGAGATTTTGAGAAGACACTGCTTTATGCGCAAGATAATACATTGTTCTATTTCGACCCTCCATATCGTCCTCTGAGTGATACGTCAAGCTTTAACGACTATACGAAAGAAGCATTTAATGATGATTCCCAAGTCAGATTAAAGGAGTTTTGCGACCAAGTGGTTGCTGGGGGACATAGTTTTATGCTTAGTAATTCTGATTGCAAAGGAAAAAATGAAGCAGACAATTTTTTTGATGTTTTGTATGCAGACTACCATATAGACAGAGTTATGGCTTCTCGCAACGTAAATGCAAACGGAGCGAAAAGAGGAAAAATTTCTGAACTGTTGGTTCATAGTTATCGCAACACAAAGGACCATCAGCCAAACAAGATAAACGATTACAAACCACAGCATGTGGCTATAAAACAAAAAAATTATGCTTAA
- a CDS encoding type II restriction endonuclease — protein MLKDFDKFMSQLKETNQTLDFFCDFDKISENVEDIKLSLCMLNSLIGASDLRKSVETIWNRDKNAFSVMDILIAVRTRDKKKILDSVGNCVPLESMFISVDSVMTFLTDTGLGAVLQNQQVKNLVDYVFGIETGLDTNARKNRSGHVMENTVANIFTNAGIPFRQEVYSREWPAITEVLGDDEKRFDFVVETPSKVYLIEVNFYSGGGSKLNEVARSYSDIAPKVNSVKGFEFVWITDGIGWKSAKNKLQEAYGIIPSVYNLTSIYNFIKSI, from the coding sequence ATGCTTAAAGATTTTGATAAATTTATGTCTCAACTCAAAGAGACAAACCAAACATTGGACTTCTTCTGTGACTTTGATAAAATCTCAGAGAACGTTGAAGATATAAAGTTGAGCTTATGTATGCTCAATAGCCTCATTGGTGCATCTGATTTACGTAAAAGCGTAGAAACAATATGGAACAGAGATAAGAATGCCTTTTCTGTTATGGATATTCTTATTGCAGTTCGTACTCGTGATAAAAAGAAGATACTTGATTCAGTAGGTAACTGCGTTCCACTTGAAAGCATGTTCATTTCTGTTGACTCCGTTATGACTTTCCTAACAGATACAGGACTTGGTGCAGTTCTTCAAAATCAACAGGTAAAGAATCTTGTGGATTATGTATTTGGCATTGAAACAGGATTGGACACAAACGCAAGAAAGAACAGAAGCGGCCACGTTATGGAAAATACGGTTGCTAACATTTTTACCAACGCAGGCATACCATTCAGACAAGAAGTATATTCGAGAGAATGGCCTGCTATTACAGAAGTGTTGGGAGATGACGAAAAGCGTTTTGACTTCGTTGTAGAGACTCCATCAAAGGTCTATCTGATAGAAGTCAACTTCTATAGTGGCGGTGGCTCAAAACTTAATGAGGTGGCACGCTCTTATTCTGATATTGCACCGAAGGTTAACTCCGTGAAAGGTTTCGAGTTTGTTTGGATAACTGATGGTATCGGCTGGAAGTCTGCAAAGAACAAGTTGCAAGAGGCGTATGGAATTATACCAAGTGTATATAATCTCACTTCAATATATAACTTTATAAAATCAATATAA
- a CDS encoding type II restriction enzyme: MELSPKDIAWNKIFEQYDILSHDFEASPFILSSEEIKKACKEFDTTSQKEPRILCKQDTREDRPYIFVKNGLFILPQKNKFYYILKGDGYVDIPDITSDIQNYERKLDFDLESSQIGDSEMQYLDFAYANSLIRTFMNDPSLVLTIRGRKYTPSFKFNVGNYCLEVESVQTEVDAGYEGKASIVLIEAKNYSASNTIIRQLYYPYRQWKINTTKEVLPLFFEKRVIDGENIFYIWQYAFTDSNNYNSIKLVKSGRFRII; encoded by the coding sequence ATGGAACTATCCCCAAAAGATATTGCATGGAATAAAATCTTCGAGCAGTATGACATTCTAAGTCATGATTTCGAAGCAAGTCCTTTTATTCTGAGTTCAGAAGAAATAAAAAAGGCATGTAAAGAATTTGATACGACTTCACAAAAGGAACCTCGTATACTTTGCAAACAAGATACAAGGGAAGATAGACCTTACATTTTTGTAAAGAACGGTTTGTTTATCTTACCCCAAAAGAATAAGTTTTACTATATTTTAAAAGGTGATGGGTATGTAGACATTCCTGACATAACTTCCGATATTCAAAACTACGAAAGAAAGTTAGACTTTGACTTAGAAAGTTCACAAATTGGTGATTCTGAAATGCAATATTTGGATTTTGCTTATGCTAACTCACTGATTAGAACATTTATGAACGACCCTTCACTGGTTTTAACTATTCGCGGTAGAAAATATACTCCAAGTTTCAAGTTTAATGTGGGTAACTATTGTTTGGAAGTTGAAAGCGTACAAACAGAAGTTGATGCTGGATATGAAGGGAAAGCATCAATTGTTCTAATTGAAGCAAAAAACTATTCAGCATCTAATACGATAATTCGCCAACTGTATTATCCATATAGACAATGGAAGATAAATACTACAAAGGAAGTATTGCCTCTATTTTTTGAAAAAAGAGTTATTGATGGTGAAAACATATTTTATATATGGCAATATGCTTTTACTGATAGCAATAATTATAATAGTATCAAATTGGTGAAGTCTGGACGTTTTAGAATAATATAA
- a CDS encoding DNA-methyltransferase yields the protein MSLKAYYKSQRNDFLIAHGDCFKLLKEFEFKFDMIFADPPYFLSNGGISLQSGKVVCVDKGEWDKGKSQEDMMAFNMEWLRLCRDKLKDNGTIWISGTYHNIFSVANCLTELGYKILNVITWEKTNPPVNISCRYFKYSTEFVIWARKMQKVPHKFNYDLMKELNGGKQMTDVWRMPAIGRWEKTCGKHPTQKPLRLLVRMILASTNQGDWILDPFSGSSTTGIAANLCGRRFAGLEQEEEFCKLSKARREEMENLASYENLISHIEDLYKLQNYSMVNEDISGYSQVPF from the coding sequence ATGTCATTAAAAGCGTATTATAAATCACAGAGAAATGATTTTCTCATAGCGCATGGAGATTGTTTCAAACTCCTTAAAGAATTTGAATTCAAGTTCGACATGATATTTGCCGACCCTCCCTATTTCCTCTCCAATGGTGGAATATCGTTGCAGAGTGGGAAAGTTGTGTGTGTAGATAAAGGCGAATGGGATAAAGGAAAGTCTCAAGAGGATATGATGGCATTTAATATGGAATGGCTACGTTTATGCCGTGACAAGTTGAAAGACAATGGTACAATTTGGATAAGCGGTACTTATCACAATATCTTTTCTGTGGCTAATTGTCTGACAGAACTTGGCTATAAGATCTTGAATGTAATCACATGGGAGAAGACAAACCCACCAGTCAATATCTCATGCCGATATTTCAAATACTCCACAGAGTTCGTTATTTGGGCGAGAAAGATGCAGAAAGTACCTCACAAATTCAACTACGATCTGATGAAAGAGTTGAATGGAGGTAAGCAAATGACGGATGTGTGGCGAATGCCAGCTATCGGTCGTTGGGAAAAGACCTGCGGTAAGCATCCTACACAAAAGCCCTTACGCCTTCTTGTTCGGATGATTCTTGCTTCAACCAATCAAGGAGATTGGATTCTTGACCCATTCAGTGGAAGTTCCACGACTGGTATTGCTGCCAATCTATGTGGACGTCGATTTGCTGGACTTGAACAAGAGGAAGAGTTCTGCAAATTGAGTAAGGCAAGGCGTGAAGAAATGGAGAATCTTGCAAGTTATGAAAACTTGATAAGTCATATTGAAGATTTATACAAATTACAAAACTATTCAATGGTAAATGAAGATATAAGTGGATATTCACAAGTTCCATTTTAA
- a CDS encoding P-loop NTPase fold protein, with amino-acid sequence MGNILSKAPCNSDLFEGQAHMKLAEVIANEIETDKKCTILGIDGGWGAGKSNLVGMIEKYLTNETEHPELKGKYYFFTYDAWGHQNDLPRRSILEDLTSFLTVDNDVLNDKKWKERLDNLLAKKKSTKTKIVPSLNFAIITISLMVALTPVISAIADSMPLVAMRIVFTSLVYAGPIAFVIWKQIATMKKHGQKISCETFFSELFLLYKDKVKEDVKFETISEKEPSTKQFKEWMNNIDDDLCEKDKRLIIVIDNMDRLPKLKVQELWAAIHSFFSEIQYDNIKVIVPFDRLHIRNAFQTEDIKDTSNEDAKCATIYGDDFINKTFYIVYHVSPPILSGWKHYFVHQWKEAFGNEYVLDNAILQVYDMLTEEHTPRKIVAFINEFVTMKRIADEAIPNKYIALFIFGRSKISQHPMKEILSPSYLGSLDFLYKDDRDMPGFISSLYYQLPVHEAMDVVYARQFTRELDENALNSVAIMKKSGVDKFTAILNHAIAEVTNVGNAAMALQVLFGEETNSNIKNFWECLYQKDKSQHREIKQYTPYHKVLLAHISDKSTYAKDLIDGYHNAFNNETDVKAYITGIDELAKVKDFDIYTILEEIEKDISPKQFIELVDEEKFNYDQYGLTCENKTLDHYLSNLSLDEWNNLTIIPYLYSKCLPLSSLQMKIEESLKNNNLNAKNAEILFSRLKELRKNNTINYRDYFDDRKLENLFNEANDDFKYDLLAMRLSRLNDFSNSYNYFLSSLSSTDENTIKGVVKVSNHYVSYGEMLLSLDSFDNELVRGVCKKITTNSFGTQTMSIKNVAFKFDKIINNSEISSEELLSRMDDWSEYKENIRIDDVPNLPMEIFETAKKSECVLAEYILDIAVKYLLSINQEDWKSNLIGSDDFALNLLEICHPVQMQLFFDAFKAIMKDYAMGASETKLPKSKVEKILSISNDLNHEVGRLFIDVRDIFLNSSISKEKLLYFGEWLFKYGNLTKKKGSLEKILPTEILDDELVVELLCQQVEVVKGMVAHSEDPAEFLEKMRLMAEGNYTNETAFIDLCKNLGISFTDEK; translated from the coding sequence ATGGGAAATATATTAAGCAAAGCGCCTTGTAATTCAGATTTATTTGAAGGACAGGCTCATATGAAATTAGCAGAAGTTATTGCTAATGAAATAGAAACAGACAAGAAGTGTACTATTCTTGGCATTGATGGTGGTTGGGGAGCCGGAAAGTCTAATTTGGTTGGTATGATAGAAAAGTATCTTACCAACGAGACTGAACATCCTGAACTTAAAGGTAAATATTATTTTTTTACTTATGATGCCTGGGGACATCAAAATGATCTTCCGAGGCGTTCTATTTTGGAAGATTTAACTTCTTTTTTGACTGTTGACAATGACGTGTTGAATGATAAAAAATGGAAAGAACGTTTGGACAATCTTTTGGCTAAGAAAAAAAGTACAAAGACAAAAATCGTTCCTAGTCTAAATTTTGCTATTATAACTATATCTTTAATGGTGGCACTTACACCTGTAATTAGTGCCATAGCAGACTCTATGCCATTAGTAGCTATGAGAATAGTGTTTACAAGTTTGGTATATGCAGGTCCTATTGCTTTTGTTATATGGAAGCAAATTGCCACAATGAAAAAACATGGTCAGAAAATTTCTTGTGAAACCTTTTTCTCAGAATTATTCCTTTTATACAAGGATAAGGTAAAAGAGGATGTAAAGTTTGAAACAATTTCTGAGAAAGAACCATCTACAAAGCAGTTTAAGGAATGGATGAATAATATTGATGATGATTTGTGCGAAAAGGATAAGCGATTGATAATTGTTATTGATAATATGGATCGCTTGCCGAAACTTAAAGTTCAAGAACTTTGGGCTGCAATACATTCTTTTTTTTCTGAAATACAATATGATAATATCAAAGTGATAGTTCCTTTTGATAGACTACATATCCGTAATGCATTTCAAACTGAGGATATAAAAGACACATCAAATGAAGATGCTAAATGCGCAACAATATATGGTGATGACTTCATCAATAAGACTTTTTATATAGTGTACCATGTTTCACCTCCGATTCTATCGGGATGGAAGCATTATTTTGTGCACCAATGGAAAGAAGCTTTTGGAAATGAGTATGTTTTGGATAATGCAATTCTTCAGGTTTATGATATGCTAACAGAAGAACATACTCCAAGGAAGATTGTTGCGTTTATTAACGAATTTGTTACAATGAAGAGAATTGCAGATGAAGCTATTCCAAATAAGTATATTGCATTATTCATTTTTGGTCGTTCAAAAATATCTCAACATCCAATGAAAGAAATTCTTTCTCCAAGCTACTTAGGATCTCTTGATTTCTTGTACAAAGATGACAGAGATATGCCAGGATTTATTTCTTCATTGTATTATCAGTTACCAGTTCACGAAGCTATGGATGTTGTGTATGCTCGTCAATTCACACGTGAATTGGATGAGAATGCTTTGAATAGTGTTGCAATAATGAAAAAATCAGGTGTTGATAAGTTTACGGCGATTCTAAATCATGCTATAGCGGAGGTTACAAATGTTGGCAATGCAGCAATGGCACTTCAGGTGCTATTCGGAGAAGAAACAAATTCAAATATAAAGAATTTCTGGGAATGCCTGTATCAGAAAGACAAGTCACAGCATAGAGAAATAAAGCAGTATACTCCATATCACAAAGTGTTGTTGGCTCATATAAGTGACAAATCTACTTACGCCAAGGATTTGATAGATGGATATCATAATGCTTTTAATAATGAGACCGATGTTAAAGCATATATTACAGGAATAGATGAGTTGGCAAAGGTGAAAGATTTTGATATTTATACTATTCTTGAAGAGATAGAAAAGGATATTTCTCCAAAGCAATTTATTGAACTTGTAGATGAAGAAAAATTTAACTATGACCAATATGGCTTAACTTGTGAGAACAAGACGCTTGACCATTATTTAAGCAATTTATCTCTTGATGAATGGAATAATTTGACAATTATCCCTTACCTTTATAGTAAGTGTTTGCCTTTATCTTCATTACAAATGAAGATAGAAGAGTCTCTGAAAAACAATAATTTAAATGCGAAGAATGCAGAAATTTTATTTTCACGACTTAAGGAACTTAGAAAAAATAATACGATAAATTATCGGGACTATTTTGATGATAGAAAATTGGAAAATCTTTTTAATGAAGCCAATGATGATTTTAAATATGATTTACTAGCAATGAGATTATCTCGCTTGAATGATTTTTCTAACAGTTATAACTATTTTCTATCATCATTAAGTAGTACTGACGAAAATACAATTAAAGGAGTTGTAAAAGTAAGTAACCATTATGTTTCTTATGGAGAAATGCTTCTTTCTCTTGATAGCTTCGATAATGAATTGGTACGTGGTGTTTGTAAGAAAATTACAACAAATAGTTTTGGAACGCAAACTATGTCAATCAAGAATGTTGCTTTTAAATTTGATAAAATTATTAATAATTCTGAAATTTCAAGTGAAGAGCTGCTTTCCAGAATGGACGATTGGAGTGAGTACAAAGAGAATATTCGTATCGATGATGTTCCTAATTTACCTATGGAGATATTTGAAACGGCAAAAAAAAGTGAATGTGTGTTAGCGGAGTATATTCTTGATATTGCGGTTAAGTATTTGCTATCAATTAATCAAGAAGATTGGAAGTCTAATTTAATTGGCTCTGATGATTTTGCTCTAAATTTATTAGAAATTTGCCATCCAGTCCAAATGCAACTGTTTTTTGATGCATTTAAGGCAATAATGAAGGATTATGCAATGGGGGCTTCAGAAACCAAACTGCCTAAATCGAAGGTAGAGAAAATACTCAGTATTTCTAATGATTTAAATCATGAAGTAGGAAGATTGTTTATAGATGTAAGAGATATATTCCTGAATTCATCAATATCAAAGGAAAAACTTTTGTATTTTGGCGAGTGGCTCTTTAAATATGGTAATTTGACAAAGAAAAAAGGTAGTCTTGAAAAGATTTTGCCAACAGAGATTCTTGATGATGAATTAGTTGTAGAACTTCTATGTCAGCAAGTTGAAGTTGTTAAGGGTATGGTTGCTCATTCTGAGGATCCTGCAGAATTCTTAGAAAAAATGAGATTAATGGCAGAAGGGAACTATACAAATGAAACTGCCTTCATAGATTTGTGTAAGAATCTTGGTATAAGTTTCACTGATGAAAAATAA
- a CDS encoding DUF6371 domain-containing protein, with the protein MSTHRFILEPYKGIATRHTCPECHKKRSFARYIDTEGKIEFPPYVGRCNHEQSCGYHFTPKDFFVKNPEKNETFTKDDTISYKKREMPKPLPTSYIDENIMRSSLKCYEANNLFLFLSSQFGETATLSLMEKYHVGTSKHWTGATVFWQVDNQGKVRTGKVMLYYPETGKRVKEPYNHISWVHSLIPHKDFNLCQCFFGEHLINVAKTKPIALVESEKTALIASYYLPQFLWIASGGKNGCFNTKSLSVLKNRDVVLFPDLGATTVWQDKLPMMQVLGIRATLFDFLEHQACEEDKAKGLDIADYLLKIKPAEAKLQSLIKQNPAIRKLIDVFKLEIVDEPQPRFRSPKRQRGFRL; encoded by the coding sequence ATGAGTACACATAGATTCATATTAGAGCCATACAAAGGCATCGCTACCCGACATACATGTCCAGAATGCCATAAGAAACGTAGCTTCGCTCGATATATTGACACAGAAGGGAAGATTGAGTTTCCTCCTTACGTGGGGCGCTGCAACCATGAGCAAAGTTGTGGTTATCACTTCACTCCCAAGGATTTTTTTGTGAAGAATCCCGAGAAGAATGAGACATTCACAAAGGATGATACTATTTCATATAAGAAGAGAGAAATGCCGAAGCCATTACCCACTTCTTATATAGACGAGAACATCATGCGAAGTTCTCTGAAATGTTATGAGGCGAACAACCTTTTCTTGTTTCTATCTTCTCAATTCGGTGAAACAGCTACTCTTTCTTTGATGGAGAAATATCATGTCGGAACTTCCAAACACTGGACTGGTGCCACGGTATTTTGGCAAGTTGACAATCAAGGCAAGGTGAGAACTGGTAAGGTAATGCTCTATTATCCCGAGACAGGTAAGCGAGTAAAAGAACCATACAACCATATTTCATGGGTACACTCGCTTATCCCCCACAAGGATTTCAATCTCTGTCAATGCTTCTTTGGTGAGCATCTTATCAATGTAGCCAAGACCAAGCCTATAGCATTGGTTGAAAGTGAGAAGACAGCCTTGATAGCCTCCTACTATCTTCCTCAATTCTTATGGATAGCAAGTGGTGGTAAGAATGGTTGCTTTAACACGAAGTCGTTATCTGTTCTGAAAAACAGAGATGTGGTCTTATTCCCTGATTTGGGAGCGACAACAGTTTGGCAAGACAAGCTGCCAATGATGCAAGTTCTCGGCATCCGTGCAACGCTTTTCGACTTTTTAGAGCATCAAGCCTGCGAAGAAGATAAAGCTAAAGGCTTGGACATTGCTGATTATTTGCTCAAAATCAAGCCTGCAGAAGCAAAACTTCAATCCCTCATCAAACAGAATCCTGCCATTCGGAAGTTGATAGATGTCTTCAAACTCGAAATTGTTGACGAGCCTCAGCCACGTTTCCGCTCTCCTAAAAGGCAACGTGGTTTCAGACTCTGA
- a CDS encoding YfjI family protein, whose translation MTALNNNKETSINSMIIMDKAIDMSTRLSGSQFPVSIFPAKIQRIIKEVHECHSFPTDYISAAILTALAVGIGNTHLAQMKQGWLESPILYMALIGRPGANKSHPLSFAMKPFLDYDYEQNKLFEEQYSKFEEKMCMSRKERIENGEDGFPQEPVRKRFLVSDVTPEGLSYIHAQNKRGLCLWTDELSAWFKNFNRYNNGSEEQFWLSVFSAKTTISDRRSSKSSIFIKRPYISVIGTIQKKILSELAKGERSSNGFIDRILFVMPNLQQKARWSDRELPDNIERDWQAIIQHLIDMECPINEQQEIEPHVLSFTEEAKARLYEWQHHFSEQCDNETNDTIVSIYCKLEIYIIRFCLIIQLARWTCGECDKEAIDLLSVERAIRLTDYFKNSAISVQNILNENMLTAQQQAIVNHLPATFTTAQAHDVAKENDMKSRTLERFLNDNIGVLFRKEKHGEYSKINS comes from the coding sequence ATGACAGCTTTAAATAACAATAAGGAAACTTCCATCAATTCAATGATTATCATGGATAAGGCTATTGATATGAGTACTCGCCTATCAGGTAGCCAGTTTCCCGTAAGCATCTTTCCTGCCAAGATTCAGAGAATCATCAAGGAGGTACACGAATGCCACAGTTTTCCTACCGACTATATATCAGCAGCCATACTAACTGCATTGGCTGTTGGTATCGGCAACACGCACTTGGCACAGATGAAACAAGGTTGGCTTGAAAGTCCTATCTTATACATGGCTCTTATCGGAAGACCTGGAGCCAACAAGAGCCACCCACTTAGCTTCGCTATGAAGCCATTCCTCGATTACGACTATGAGCAAAACAAGTTGTTCGAGGAGCAATACAGTAAGTTTGAGGAAAAGATGTGCATGTCTCGCAAGGAACGCATTGAAAATGGAGAGGATGGATTCCCGCAAGAACCTGTACGCAAACGTTTCTTGGTCTCTGATGTCACACCAGAAGGCTTGAGCTATATTCATGCGCAGAACAAGAGGGGTTTGTGCCTATGGACAGACGAGCTATCTGCATGGTTCAAGAACTTCAACCGCTATAACAATGGTTCAGAGGAACAGTTCTGGCTATCTGTCTTTAGCGCCAAGACAACCATATCAGACAGAAGAAGTTCCAAGAGTTCCATTTTCATTAAACGCCCCTATATCTCAGTAATCGGAACCATCCAAAAGAAGATACTTAGTGAGTTGGCGAAAGGCGAACGCTCCAGCAACGGCTTTATCGATCGCATTTTGTTCGTCATGCCTAACCTTCAGCAGAAAGCGAGATGGAGTGACCGAGAGTTGCCCGATAATATAGAGCGAGATTGGCAAGCCATCATTCAACACCTTATTGATATGGAGTGTCCAATAAATGAGCAACAGGAAATCGAGCCTCATGTCTTATCATTCACTGAAGAAGCTAAGGCAAGGCTCTATGAATGGCAGCATCATTTCTCCGAGCAATGCGACAATGAAACAAATGATACCATTGTCAGCATCTATTGCAAGTTGGAGATATACATCATCCGTTTCTGTCTGATTATTCAATTGGCACGATGGACGTGTGGAGAATGTGATAAGGAAGCCATCGACCTGCTGAGTGTAGAGCGAGCCATCCGATTGACAGATTATTTCAAGAACTCTGCCATATCAGTACAAAATATCCTCAACGAGAATATGCTTACAGCTCAACAACAAGCAATCGTCAACCATCTTCCTGCAACATTCACTACTGCCCAAGCTCATGATGTCGCCAAAGAGAACGACATGAAGTCAAGGACATTGGAAAGATTTCTGAATGATAACATCGGAGTCCTATTTCGCAAAGAGAAGCATGGGGAATATTCAAAGATTAACTCGTGA
- a CDS encoding helix-turn-helix domain-containing protein, whose translation MINESITFDKLPQAVSYLTEQVIELKQMVSALQPTSSANNHILVEIDEAAIIIMKSKPTIYRLVNHGILPSYKKGKKLYFYKDELLAWIENGRKATKEQNHSEMLKAMQGGMKRKPKSMYNF comes from the coding sequence ATGATAAATGAAAGTATCACCTTTGATAAGTTACCACAAGCGGTATCTTATTTAACAGAACAAGTTATCGAGTTGAAGCAAATGGTATCAGCACTTCAACCTACATCATCAGCAAATAACCATATATTGGTTGAGATTGATGAGGCTGCTATTATTATAATGAAGTCGAAGCCAACCATTTATCGATTGGTTAACCATGGCATTCTGCCATCCTATAAAAAAGGTAAGAAGCTATACTTCTATAAGGATGAGCTGCTTGCATGGATTGAGAATGGTCGAAAAGCTACCAAGGAGCAGAACCATTCTGAAATGCTAAAAGCCATGCAAGGAGGAATGAAGCGCAAACCCAAGTCAATGTATAATTTTTAA